The proteins below come from a single Osmerus mordax isolate fOsmMor3 chromosome 3, fOsmMor3.pri, whole genome shotgun sequence genomic window:
- the LOC136938395 gene encoding LOW QUALITY PROTEIN: germ cell-specific gene 1-like protein (The sequence of the model RefSeq protein was modified relative to this genomic sequence to represent the inferred CDS: deleted 1 base in 1 codon) → MSFLEKVRSPRLSFLQTLVSLSLGTVALLSSYWCEGQQKVPKPLCSAIKQKNCIPVPGLSNSTAISWETGDDRFVFPVFHAGLWMSCEENIYTDAWEEKCRGFHTLTPRSEKGMMWLSVSMELMYVGLLFISCVLLSLQLCLSSFFPSARRWGQMLNAYSAIFTVLGGLLGMVAHMMFMQVFQTTASMGPEDFKPHSYGYSWAFYIAWLAFTCCMASGVSTLNNYTKKVLMVGRRRSSRLYPCPFNPLGDPRHGPPAPYYCPPHPGLLPPPSPPPPQLSPLSPYYDPPSPPSSPSPPPLLMPPPSPRLIHSHSLPLARTDSFPCPPSHPAPRSPYHRLSLPSPSISLYLPVSGFSYSPEEYPEEEYSPL, encoded by the exons ATGTCTTTCCTAGAGAAGGTCCGCTCCCctcgcctctccttcctccagaccctggtgtctctctccctggggaCTGTGGCCCTCTTGTCATCCTACTGGTGTGAGGGCCAGCAAAAG GTGCCCAAGCCTCTGTGCTCGGCCATCAAGCAGAAGAACTGTATCCCAGTACCGGGGCTGTCCAACTCCACCGCGATCTCCTGGGAGACCGGGGACGACCGGTTCGTCTTCCCGGTGTTCCACGCCGGCCTGTGGATGAGCTGCGAGGAAAACATCTACACGGACGCCTGGG AGGAGAAGTGTCGCGGTTTCCACACTTTGACCCCAAGATCTGAAAAGG GGATGATGTGGCTGTCCGTGTCCATGGAGCTGATGTATGTGGGCTTGCTGttcatcagctgtgtgctgctgtctCTGCAGCTGTGTCTGAGTAGCTTCTTCCCGTCCGCACGGCGCTGGGGACAGATGCTCAACGCGTACTCGGCCATCTTCACTGTGCTCGGAG GGCTGCTGGGGATGGTGGCTCACATGATGTTCATGCAGGTGTTCCAGACCACAGCTTCTATGGGGCCGGAAGACTTCAAACCTCACAGCTACGGATACTCCTGGGCATTCTA cattGCCTGGTTGGCCTTCACCTGCTGCATGGCGTCTGGTGTCTCCACCCTCAACAACTACACCAAGAAGGTCCTGATGGTGGGGCGGCGGCGTTCCTCTCGCCTCTACCCCTGCCCCTTCAACCCCCTGGGGGACCCCCGGCACGGACCCCCCGCCCCCTACTACTGCCCCCCGCACCCCGgcctgctccctcccccctccccccctcctccgcagctctcccccctctcgcccTACTACGACCCGCCCTCCCCGCCGTcctcgccctcccctcctccgctgCTCATGCCGCCCCCTTCGCCCCGCCTCAtccactcccactccctccccctggcccgCACCGACTCCTTCCCg tgccccccctctcacccggCCCCTCGGTCTCCCTACCATCGCCTCTCGCTACCCtcgccctccatctccctgtacCTGCCTGTGTCAGGGTTCAGCTACAGCCCAGAGGAATACCCTGAAGAGGAGTACAGCCCCCTGTGA
- the LOC136940997 gene encoding epithelial membrane protein 2-like → MLVLLALIFLLHVAGIILLLVATIDNAWWFTDNMATDVWFRWIKVNGVWNTTDLPSTYPQEYLQAVQASSVLACVFSILGIFVFVAQLFTLAKGKRFTFSGIFQLLACLCIMIAASIYTDIFHQQETNGWYGHSFILAWISFAFTFISCVIYFVLRKKTA, encoded by the exons ATGTTGGTCCTTCTAGCCCTCATTTTCCTCCTACACGTCGCTGGCATTATCCTGCTGCTGGTCGCCACCATCGACAAT GCCTGGTGGTTTACTGACAACATGGCTACAGATGTTTGGTTCAGGTGGATCAAAGTCAACGGAGTGTGGAATACCACCGACCTTCCCTCTACCTACccccaag AGTATCTACAGGCGGTGCAGGCCAGCTCGGTGCTAGCCTGTGTATTCTCCATCCTGGGCATTTTTGTGTTCGTGGCTCAACTCTTCACCCTAGCCAAGGGAAAGAGGTTTACCTTCTCTGGAATCTTCCAGCTGTTAGCCT GCCTGTGCATCATGATCGCGGCCTCCATCTACACGGACATCTTCCACCAGCAGGAGACGAACGGCTGGTACGGCCACAGCTTCATCCTGGCCTGGATCTCCTTCGCGTTCACCTTCATCTCCTGCGTCATCTACTTCGTCCTCCGCAAGAAAACCGCGTGA